Proteins encoded in a region of the Labrus mixtus chromosome 19, fLabMix1.1, whole genome shotgun sequence genome:
- the LOC132994270 gene encoding myosin-6-like, whose product MSGDALMAEFGAAASFLRKSDKERLEAQTRAFDIKRECFVPDPEVEYVKATVTSRDGGKATVETEFGKTVTHKEEDIHPQNPPKFDKIEDMAMFTFLHEPAVLFNLKERYAAWMIYTYSGLFCVTVNPYKWLPVYDQAVVNAYRGKKRSEAPPHIYSISDNAYQYMLSDRENQSILITGESGAGKTVNTKRVIQYFASIAAVSGKKDAAQEKKGTLEDQIIQANPALEAFGNAKTIRNDNSSRFGKFIRIHFGVSGKLSSADIETYLLEKSRVTYQLKAERDYHIFYQILSQKKPELLEMLLITNNPYDYSFISQGETTVASIDDAEELIATDDAFDVLGFTQEEKNGIYKMTGAIMHYGNMKFKQKQREEQAEPDGTEDVDKVAYLMCLNSADLIKGLCHPRVKVGNEWVTKGQNVQQVYYSIGALSKSVYEKMFLWMVVRINQSLDTKQPRQHFIGVLDIAGFEIFDFNTFEQLCINFTNEKLQQFFNHHMFVLEQEEYKKEGIVWEFIDFGMDLAACIELIEKPMGIMSILEEECMFPKASDTTFKSKLYDNHLGKSPNFQKPRVVKGKPEAHFSLVHYAGIVDYNIGNWLVKNKDPLNETVVGLFQKSTLKLLSNLFAGYTGADAADSGSKGGKGAKKKGSSFQTVSALHRENLNKLMTNLRSTHPHFVRCLIPNETKTPGAMENPLVMHQLRCNGVLEGIRICRKGFPNRIQYGDFKQRYRILNPNAIPEGQFIDNKKAAEKLLGSLDIDHEQYRLGHTKVFFKAGLLGVLEEMRDDRLALIITGIQARSRGLLARIEFQKIVERRDAILVIQWNVRAFMGVKNWPWMKMFFKIKPLLKSAETEKEMANMKEEFMKLKDAYAKAEARKKELEEKMVTLLQEKNDLQLQVQSEQDNLADAEERCEGLIKSKIQLEAKTKELTERLEDEEEMNSELTAKKRKLEDECSELKKDIDDLELTLAKVEKEKHATENKVKNLTEEMAALEEIIAKLTKEKKALQEAHQQTLDDLQSEEDKVNSLTKAKAKLEQQVDDLEGSLEQEKKVRMDLERAKRKLEGDLKLTQENVMDLENDKQQLEDKLKKKDFEISQLLSKIEDEQAMGAQLQKKLKELQARIEELEEELEAERAARAKVEKQRADLARELEEISERLEEAGGATAAQIEMNKKREAEFQKMRRDLEEATLQHEATAATLRKKNADSVADLGEQIDNLQRVKQKLEKDKSELRMELDDVVSNMEQIIKVKANLEKMCRSLEDQTSEFKTKAEEGQRSINDLTMQKAKLQTENGEFARQLEEKDSLVSQLTRGKQSYTQQIEDLKRQLEEEVKAKNALAHAVQSARHDCDLLREQFEEEQEAKAELQRSMSKANSEVAQWRTKYETDAIQRTEELEEAKKKLAQRLQDAEEAVEAANAKCSSLEKTKHRLQGEIEDLMVDVERSNAAAAALDKKQRNFDKVLAEWKQKYEESQTELEGSQKESRSLSTELFKLKNSYEESLDHLETMKRENKNLQEEISDLTEQLGEGGKTIHELEKIRKQLEQEKAEIQSALEEAEGSLEHEEGKILRAQLEFNQVKADLERKVVEKDEEMEQAKRNHQRVADTLQSSLEAETRSRNEALRLKKKMEGDLNEMEIQLSQANRQAAEAQKQLKGLHAHLKDSQLQLDDILRGNDDLKENIAIVERRNNLLQAEVDELRSLVEQTERARKLAEQELLDVSERVQLLHSQNTSLLNQKKKLESDTAQLQNEVEEAVQECRNAEEKAKKAVTDAAMMAEELKKEQDTSAHLERMKKNMEQTIKDLQHRLDEAEQIALKGGKKQVQKLEARVRELENEVDMEQRRGSESVKGVRKYERRIKELTYQTEEDKKNLSRLQNLVEKLQLKVKAYKRAAEEAEEHSNANLGKMRKLQHELEEAEERADIAESQVNKLRVKSRDSGAKKVHDEE is encoded by the exons ATGTCAGGTGACGCCCTCATGGCGGAGTTTGGGGCCGCAGCTTCCTTCCTGAGAAAGTCAGATAAGGAGCGTCTAGAGGCTCAGACTCGAGCTTTCGACATAAAGCGGGAGTGTTTCGTCCCCGACCCGGAGGTGGAATACGTCAAAGCTACTGTCACCAGCAGAGACGGCGGCAAAGCCACCGTGGAGACGGAGTTTGGAAAA ACTGTCACCCACAAAGAGGAAGACATCCATCCTCAGAACCCACCAAAGTTTGATAAAATCGAGGACATGGCGATGTTCACCTTCCTCCACGAACCTGCCGTGTTGTTTAACCTCAAAGAGCGTTATGCTGCGTGGATGATCTAT ACCTACTCCGGGCTGTTCTGTGTGACTGTCAACCCGTACAAATGGCTGCCGGTCTACGACCAGGCGGTCGTCAACGCCTacagagggaagaagaggagcgaAGCCCCTCCTCATATTTACTCCATTTCTGACAACGCGTACCAGTACATGCTGTCAG ACCGAGAGAACCAGTCGATCCTGATCAC CGGAGAATCCGGGGCAGGAAAGACGGTGAACACTAAGAGAGTCATCCAGTACTTTGCCAGCATTGCAGCAGTTTCAGGCAAGAAGGACGCAGCTCAGGAGAAAAAG ggaACCTTAGAGGATCAGATCATCCAGGCCAACCCGGCTCTGGAGGCTTTTGGAAATGCCAAGACCATCCGAAATGACAACTCCTCCAGATTT GGTAAATTCATCCGAATCCACTTTGGTGTCAGCGGGAAACTGTCGTCTGCTGACATTGAGACAT ATCTGCTGGAGAAGTCTCGGGTCACTTACCAGCTGAAGGCTGAGAGAGATTATCACATCTTCTACCAGATTCTGTCTCAAAAGAAACCGGAGCTGCTGG AAATGCTGCTTATAACGAACAACCCGTACGACTACAGCTTCATCTCCCAAGGAGAGACAACTGTAGCCTCCATCGACGATGCAGAAGAGCTTATCGCTACTGAC gacGCTTTTGATGTCCTTGGCTTCACCCAAGAGGAGAAGAACGGTATTTATAAGATGACGGGGGCCATCATGCATTATGGGAACATGAAGTTCAAGcagaagcagagagaagagcaggCAGAGCCTGACGGCACTGAGG ATGTGGACAAAGTTGCATATCTGATGTGTCTGAACTCTGCGGACCTCATCAAGGGTCTGTGTCACCCCAGGGTGAAAGTGGGTAATGAGTGGGTCACCAAAGGCCAAAATGTGCAGCAG gtGTACTACTCCATCGGTGCACTGTCCAAATCAGTGTACGAGAAAATGTTCCTGTGGATGGTGGTAAGAATCAACCAATCACTGGACACCAAGCAACCTCGCCAGCACTTCATTGGTGTGTTGGACATTGCTGGATTTGAGATCTTTGAT TTCAACACCTTTGAGCAACTGTGCATTAACTTCACAAACGAGAAGCTTCAGCAGTTCTTCAACCAtcacatgtttgtgttggaGCAAGAAGAGTACAAGAAGGAAGGCATCGTGTGGGAGTTCATCGACTTTGGCATGGACTTGGCAGCCTGCATCGAGCTCATTGAGAAA CCCATGGGCATCATGTCCATCCTTGAAGAGGAGTGCATGTTCCCTAAAGCCAGCGACACCACCTTTAAATCCAAACTGTACGACAACCACCTGGGGAAGAGTCCAAACTTCCAGAAGCCCAGAGTGGTTAAAGGGAAACCAGAGGCTCATTTCTCCTTGGTCCACTACGCTGGAATTGTTGATTACAACATCGGCAACTGGCTGGTGAAGAACAAGGACCCTCTGAATGAGACTGTGGTTGGACTGTTTCAGAAGTCCACCCTCAAGCTACTGTCAAACCTGTTTGCTGGATACACTGGTGCAGATGCTG CAGATTCAGGAAGTAAGGGTGGAAAGGGAGCAAAGAAGAAAGGTTCTTCCTTCCAGACTGTGTCCGCTCTGCACAGG GAGAACTTGAACAAACTGATGACCAATCTCCGGTCAACTCACCCCCACTTTGTACGCTGCCTCATCCCCAATGAGACTAAGACTCCGGGGGCCATGGAGAATCCTCTGGTTATGCATCAGCTGCGCTGTAACGGCGTGCTGGAAGGCATCCGGATTTGCAGGAAGGGATTCCCAAACAGGATCCAGTATGGGGACTTCAAACAAAG ATATCGTATCCTGAACCCGAATGCTATCCCTGAGGGACAGTTCATCGACAACAAGAAGGCAGCAGAAAAACTTCTGGGCTCGTTGGATATCGACCATGAACAGTATAGACTGGGACACACAAAG GTGTTCTTCAAAGCCGGTCTGCTCGGTGTTCTCGAGGAGATGAGAGACGACCGGCTCGCACTCATCATCACTGGAATTCAAGCTCGGTCCAGAGGATTACTGGCTAGGATTGAGTTTCAGAAGATTGTTGAACGCAG GGATGCTATACTGGTGATCCAGTGGAACGTGCGTGCCTTCATGGGGGTCAAGAATTGGCCCTGGATGAAGATGTTCTTCAAGATCAAACCTCTGCTGAAGTCAGCCGAGACCGAGAAAGAGATGGCAAACATGAAGGAGGAGTTTATGAAGCTGAAAGATGCGTATGCAAAAGCTGAGGCACGCAAGAAAGAGCTGGAAGAAAAAATGGTGACCCTTCTCCAAGAGAAGAATGACCTTCAGCTCCAAGTCCAGTCT GAACAAGATAATCTTGCAGATGCTGAGGAGCGCTGTGAGGGTCTGATCAAGAGTAAGATCCAGCTGGAGGCCAAAACCAAAGAGCTGACGGAGAGgctggaggatgaggaggagatgaatTCAGAACTGACAGCCAAAAAGAGAAAGCTGGAGGACGAGTGTTCAGAACTGAAAAAGGACATCGACGACCTGGAGCTGACTCTGGCTAAAGTGGAGAAAGAGAAGCATGCCACAGAGAACAAG GTTAAAAACCTGACAGAGGAGATGGCTGCTCTGGAAGAAATAATCGCTAAGCTGACCAAAGAGAAAAAAGCTCTTCAGGAGGCTCACCAGCAAACACTGGACGACCTGCAAAGCGAGGAGGACAAAGTCAACTCTCTGACCAAGGCCAAGGCCAAACTGGAGCAGCAGGTTGATGAT CTCGAAGGATCGTTGGAACAAGAGAAGAAAGTGAGGATGGACCTGGAAAGAGCCAAAAGAAAACTGGAAGGGGACTTAAAGTTAACCCAAGAAAATGTGATGGATCTGGAAAATGACAAGCAGCAACTGGAAGACAAACTCAAAAA aaaagacTTTGAAATCAGCCAGCTGCTGAGTAAGATTGAGGATGAACAAGCGATGGGCGCACAGCTTCAGAAGAAACTGAAGGAGTTACAG gcTCGCATTgaagagctggaggaagagTTGGAAGCAGAGCGAGCTGCACGAGCCAAAGTGGAGAAACAGAGAGCCGACCTCGCCCGAGAGCTGGAGGAGATCAGCGAACGACTGGAGGAGGCCGGAGGAGCGACCGCCGCCCAGATCGAGATGAACAAGAAGAGGGAGGCGGAGTTTCAGAAGATGCGAAGAGACCTTGAAGAGGCTACTCTTCAGCATGAAGCCACTGCTGCGACCCTGAGGAAGAAGAACGCAGACAGTGTGGCTGACCTGGGAGAGCAGATCGACAACCTGCAGAGAGTCAAACAGAAGCTGGAGAAGGACAAGAGCGAGCTCAGGATGGAGCTCGACGACGTCGTCTCCAACATGGAGCAGATCATCAAAGTGAAA GCCAACCTGGAGAAAATGTGCCGCAGTCTGGAGGATCAAACGTCCGAATTCAAAACCAAAGCAGAGGAAGGCCAGCGCAGCATAAACGACCTGACCATGCAGAAAGCAAAGCTCCAAACTGAGAATG GTGAGTTTGCCaggcagctggaggagaaggaCTCGTTGGTGTCTCAGCTGACTCGAGGGAAGCAGTCGTACACGCAGCAGATCGAAGATCTGAAGAGACAACTAGAGGAGGAAGTCAAG GCCAAGAATGCACTCGCCCACGCCGTGCAGTCTGCCCGCCATGACTGTGATTTATTAAGAGAGCAGtttgaggaggagcaggaagccAAAGCTGAGCTCCAACGCAGCATGTCCAAGGCAAACTCAGAGGTGGCTCAGTGGAGAACAAAGTACGAAACAGATGCCATCCAGAGGACCGAGGAGCTGGAAGAAGCTAA GAAAAAGCTAGCCCAGCGTTTACAGGATGCAGAGGAAGCAGTTGAAGCAGCTAATGCTAAATGTTCCTCCCTGGAGAAAACCAAACACCGACTTCAGGGAGAGATCGAAGATCTCATGGTGGACGTGGAGAGATCCAATGCTGCCGCTGCAGCTCTggacaagaaacaaagaaactttGACAAG GTCCTGGCTGAGTGGAAGCAGAAGTATGAGGAGAGTCAGACTGAGCTGGAAGGCTCCCAGAAAGAGTCTCGATCTCTGAGCACCGAGCTCTTCAAACTGAAGAACTCTTATGAAGAATCTCTGGATCATCTGGAGACCATGAAACGAGAGAACAAGAATCTCCAAG AGGAAATTTCTGATCTGACCGAGCAACTTGGAGAGGGCGGAAAGACCATCCACGAGCTGGAGAAGATCCGTaagcagctggagcaggagaaggCTGAGATCCAGTCGGCtctggaggaggctgag GGTTCACTGGAGCACGAGGAAGGTAAGATCCTGCGAGCTCAGCTGGAGTTCAACCAGGTGAAGGCTGACTTGGAGAGAAAGGTGGTGGAGAAggatgaggagatggagcagGCGAAGCGTAACCATCAGAGAGTGGCAGACACTCTGCAGAGCTCCCTGGAGGCGGAGACTCGCAGCAGAAACGAGGCTCTGAGGCTGAAAAAGAAGATGGAGGGAGACCTGAATGAGATGGAGATCCAGCTGAGTCAGGCCAACAGACAGGCGGCCGAGGCTCAGAAACAGCTGAAGGGACTCCACGCTCACCTGAAG GACTCTCAGCTGCAGCTGGACGACATTCTGCGAGGGAATGATGACCTGAAGGAGAACATCGCCATCGTGGAACGGAGGAAcaacctgctgcaggctgaagtgGATGAGCTCCGGTCTCTGGTGGAGCAGACGGAGAGAGCTCGTAAACTGGCTGAGCAGGAGCTGCTGGATGTCAGTGAGAGAGTTCAGCTGCTGCACTCTCAG AACACCAGCCTGCtgaaccagaagaagaagctggagaGCGACACTGCTCAGCTTCAGAATGAGGTGGAGGAGGCGGTGCAGGAGTGCAGGAACGCTGAGGAGAAGGCGAAGAAGGCAGTAACTGATGCCGCCATGATGgcggaggagctgaagaaggagcAGGACACCAGCGCTCAcctggagaggatgaagaaaaacatggaaCAAACCATCAAAGACCTGCAGCACCGTCTGGACGAAGCTGAGCAAATCGCCCTGAAAGGTGGCAAGAAGCAAGTCCAGAAGCTGGAGGCCAGG GTGAGAGAGCTGGAGAACGAGGTCGATATGGAGCAAAGGAGAGGAAGTGAGTCAGTGAAAGGTGTTCGTAAGTACGAGAGACGCATCAAAGAGCTCACCTACCAG ACGGAGGAGGATAAGAAGAATCTGAGCCGTCTGCAGAACCTGGTGGAGAAACTGCAGCTGAAGGTGAAGGCCTACAAACGAGCTGCTGAGGAAGCT GAGGAACATTCGAATGCAAACCTGGGAAAGATGAGAAAGCTGCAGCACGAGTTGGAAGAAGCCGAGGAGCGAGCCGACATCGCAGAGTCTCAGGTCAACAAGCTGAGAGTGAAGAGCCGCGACTCCGGTGCCAAG AAAGTTCACGATGAAGAGTGA